Proteins from one Spinacia oleracea cultivar Varoflay unplaced genomic scaffold, BTI_SOV_V1 SOVchr0_033, whole genome shotgun sequence genomic window:
- the LOC130465002 gene encoding uncharacterized protein isoform X2, protein MGLALMAHNLINVFLPFTGINGGSYLPWFITEQLAQVHHNLASLSAGMTCAFEYQVQGHDGYSTVGYLDELSHNSMLLYLEEVKACLVWSELQLMLLRKFWRVDIL, encoded by the exons ATGGGATTGGCACTCATGGCGCACAACCTTATCAATGTCTTTCTCCCCTTTACCGGAATCAATGGCG GGAGCTATCTTCCATGGTTTATTACAGAGCAGTTGGCTCA GGTACATCATAATTTAGCATCACTTTCAGCTGGCATGACTTGTGCTTTTGAATATCAAGTTCAAGGTCATGATGGGTACTCAACAGTTGGATACTTGGATGAGCTTTCACACAATTCCATGTTGCTGTACCTCGAAGAG GTTAAAGCCTGTCTGGTGTGGTCGGAACTCCAGCTTATGTTGCTCCGGAAATTTTGGCGGGTAGATATTCTTTAA
- the LOC130465002 gene encoding uncharacterized protein isoform X1, with protein MGILVSKSAVGNFEAKWDWHSWRTTLSMSFSPLPESMAGAIFHGLLQSSWLICMCRVHHNLASLSAGMTCAFEYQVQGHDGYSTVGYLDELSHNSMLLYLEEVKACLVWSELQLMLLRKFWRVDIL; from the exons ATGGGTATTTTGGTGAGCAAATCGGCAGTTGGGAACTTTGAAGCAAAATGGGATTGGCACTCATGGCGCACAACCTTATCAATGTCTTTCTCCCCTTTACCGGAATCAATGGCG GGAGCTATCTTCCATGGTTTATTACAGAGCAGTTGGCTCA TATGTATGTGCAGGGTACATCATAATTTAGCATCACTTTCAGCTGGCATGACTTGTGCTTTTGAATATCAAGTTCAAGGTCATGATGGGTACTCAACAGTTGGATACTTGGATGAGCTTTCACACAATTCCATGTTGCTGTACCTCGAAGAG GTTAAAGCCTGTCTGGTGTGGTCGGAACTCCAGCTTATGTTGCTCCGGAAATTTTGGCGGGTAGATATTCTTTAA